A window of the Egibacter rhizosphaerae genome harbors these coding sequences:
- a CDS encoding DMT family transporter, with amino-acid sequence MGGARRRPLAAFLPAAVVPIGLVVGIIAVSTSAILIRLADAPALAVAFWRAALGAVALAPAAALAWSRLPRLDRRQVAQLAASGVLLAVHFALFIGSLDHTTVASATLFAVMSPLFVGIGQAVFLREPPGRRGWQGIAIALAGALVVGLDGLLAEPVAPGASRVMGDVMAFASAAAIAGYLLIGRSARVRLPVSAYASAVYGVAAVVLLPASLLTGASLGLGGLRVGGVEPFAGTGDPYTAATWWAIVAIVVGPQLLGHTVFNALLSRVPPVVVSVAVLAEPVGAGVLALLIFGEVPGWLVVAGAPLLLAGVWRATRAEAEPPEGLGSADVGST; translated from the coding sequence GTGGGCGGCGCCCGTCGGCGTCCGCTCGCGGCCTTCCTGCCCGCTGCGGTCGTGCCGATCGGGCTGGTCGTCGGGATCATCGCGGTGTCGACGAGCGCGATCCTGATCCGCTTGGCCGACGCTCCCGCCTTGGCGGTGGCGTTCTGGCGGGCCGCGCTGGGAGCCGTGGCCTTGGCGCCGGCGGCGGCGCTGGCGTGGTCGCGGCTGCCCCGACTGGACCGTCGGCAGGTCGCTCAGCTGGCGGCGAGCGGCGTGCTTCTGGCGGTCCACTTCGCGTTGTTCATCGGGTCGCTCGACCACACGACGGTGGCGAGCGCGACGCTGTTCGCGGTGATGTCGCCGCTGTTCGTCGGGATCGGGCAAGCGGTGTTCCTGCGGGAGCCGCCGGGCCGACGTGGCTGGCAGGGGATCGCCATCGCGCTCGCGGGGGCGCTGGTCGTCGGGCTGGACGGTCTCCTCGCCGAGCCCGTCGCGCCGGGAGCGTCGCGGGTGATGGGCGACGTGATGGCGTTCGCCAGCGCGGCCGCCATCGCGGGATACCTGCTCATCGGCCGGTCGGCGCGTGTGCGGCTGCCCGTCTCCGCCTACGCGAGCGCGGTCTACGGGGTCGCGGCGGTGGTGCTGCTGCCCGCAAGCCTGCTCACCGGCGCGAGCCTCGGCCTCGGGGGGCTGCGTGTCGGCGGCGTCGAGCCGTTCGCGGGTACGGGCGATCCGTACACGGCGGCCACCTGGTGGGCGATCGTCGCGATCGTTGTGGGCCCGCAGTTGCTCGGCCATACCGTCTTCAACGCCTTGCTGTCGCGGGTCCCTCCGGTTGTGGTGTCGGTGGCCGTCCTGGCCGAGCCCGTCGGGGCGGGGGTCCTCGCGCTGTTGATCTTCGGCGAGGTGCCGGGGTGGCTCGTCGTCGCCGGCGCGCCGTTGCTGCTGGCCGGCGTGTGGCGGGCGACTCGCGCGGAGGCCGAGCCCCCCGAGGGCCTCGGGTCGGCGGATGTTGGGTCAACGTAG
- a CDS encoding NUDIX domain-containing protein: MPEPTHNDPPRPEVAVGGVAIDRQRLLLVQRGRGVATGRWSLPGGRLDPGESLAQGVARELHEETGLAVRVLGLCGLAERRGPSYHYVILNHWVVAEEPDAAAAGDDADAVEWVDRAGLERYELVPRLREFLRSHAVLDRLR, encoded by the coding sequence GTGCCAGAGCCCACCCACAACGACCCCCCACGGCCCGAGGTCGCGGTCGGAGGTGTCGCGATCGACCGGCAGCGGCTCTTGCTCGTGCAGCGCGGGCGTGGAGTGGCCACCGGTCGCTGGTCGCTGCCCGGCGGGCGGCTCGACCCCGGCGAGTCGCTGGCCCAGGGCGTCGCTCGAGAGCTGCACGAGGAGACCGGCCTCGCGGTGCGGGTCCTCGGGCTCTGCGGGCTCGCGGAACGGCGCGGACCCAGCTACCACTACGTGATCCTGAACCACTGGGTCGTCGCGGAGGAACCCGACGCGGCCGCAGCCGGCGACGACGCCGACGCGGTGGAGTGGGTCGACCGCGCCGGTCTCGAGCGCTACGAGCTCGTGCCGCGGTTGCGGGAGTTCTTGCGCAGCCACGCGGTGCTGGACCGCCTACGTTGA
- a CDS encoding FHA domain-containing protein codes for MVGPAKRLTPQPTFVVTSEGDLKGKTLVVDDDEKVIGRRDASDIVLPESHVSLTHARVQRQKGAVLLEDLGSTNGTFVNGEPLTTSRALRHGDVVIFGGVETRFEDRGSQLAREDSTEAMEMPRPEEIEEEEIPVLSPRQAEVLRYLRQGLTNPQIAQKLGVTERTVKAHCQEVYDRLGVPNRTAAVDAAHRLGLPDGD; via the coding sequence GTGGTAGGACCTGCGAAGCGACTGACCCCGCAGCCCACGTTCGTCGTGACGAGCGAGGGTGATCTCAAGGGCAAGACGCTGGTGGTTGACGATGACGAGAAGGTCATCGGCCGTCGGGATGCGAGCGACATCGTCCTGCCGGAGTCGCACGTGAGCCTCACGCACGCTCGCGTGCAGCGCCAGAAGGGTGCGGTGTTGCTGGAGGACTTGGGCTCCACGAACGGGACGTTCGTCAACGGGGAGCCGTTGACGACGTCGCGCGCGTTGCGACACGGCGACGTCGTGATCTTCGGGGGTGTCGAGACCCGGTTCGAGGATCGGGGTTCGCAACTCGCGCGCGAGGACTCCACCGAGGCGATGGAGATGCCTCGGCCCGAGGAGATCGAAGAGGAGGAGATCCCCGTCCTCTCGCCACGGCAGGCGGAGGTGTTGCGTTATCTTCGCCAGGGCCTCACCAACCCGCAGATCGCCCAGAAGCTCGGGGTGACCGAACGCACGGTGAAGGCTCACTGCCAGGAGGTCTACGACCGGCTCGGGGTGCCCAACCGCACTGCCGCGGTCGACGCGGCCCATCGCCTGGGACTGCCCGACGGGGACTGA
- a CDS encoding Mrp/NBP35 family ATP-binding protein: MANQDEVRRAVAELHDPLLDRPLGELAMVDGVRLDDGRAIIDVRLPVVGYPAAEVLRSRVVEAAAAVPGVDSAEVAWDVMSEEETAAVVSQVRPQAGSSGQQGGEPHIPFNDLDSDTKVFAVASGKGGVGKSSLTTNLAVALAERGQRVGILDADIWGYSIPRMLGVEGKPIALQDMVLPLMGHGVKVISIGFFLDEEKPVIWRGPMLHRALQQFLADVFWGELDFLLCDLPPGTGDIAISLAQMLPNADMLVVTTPQQAAQRVALRAGQTTAQTGMRVAGVVENMATFVAPDTGTEYAIFGEGGGALLATELGTDLLGSIPIDPRLREGADDGRPLVLSDPEAPASQRISEIADGLVKKKSSLVGKSLPLQF, encoded by the coding sequence GTGGCGAACCAAGACGAGGTGCGCCGCGCCGTCGCCGAGCTACACGATCCGCTGCTCGACCGCCCGCTCGGGGAGCTCGCGATGGTCGACGGTGTCCGCCTCGACGATGGGCGGGCGATCATCGACGTGCGGCTCCCGGTCGTCGGCTACCCGGCAGCAGAGGTCCTGCGCTCAAGGGTCGTCGAGGCGGCCGCCGCGGTCCCGGGGGTCGACAGCGCCGAGGTCGCCTGGGACGTCATGAGCGAGGAGGAGACGGCCGCGGTCGTTTCGCAGGTCCGCCCCCAGGCGGGCAGCTCGGGTCAACAAGGGGGCGAGCCGCACATCCCCTTCAACGATCTCGACAGCGACACGAAGGTCTTCGCCGTCGCCAGCGGCAAGGGCGGGGTGGGCAAGTCCTCGCTCACGACGAACCTCGCGGTCGCCCTGGCCGAGCGCGGTCAGCGCGTCGGGATCCTCGACGCCGACATCTGGGGGTACTCGATTCCCCGGATGCTCGGGGTCGAGGGCAAGCCGATCGCACTGCAGGACATGGTCCTGCCGCTGATGGGTCACGGGGTGAAGGTGATCTCGATCGGCTTCTTCCTCGACGAGGAGAAGCCCGTGATCTGGCGGGGACCGATGCTGCACCGCGCACTGCAGCAGTTCCTCGCGGACGTCTTCTGGGGCGAGCTCGACTTCCTGCTCTGCGACCTACCACCCGGCACCGGCGACATCGCGATCAGCCTCGCGCAGATGCTGCCGAACGCGGACATGCTCGTGGTCACCACACCGCAGCAGGCCGCGCAGCGCGTCGCGCTGCGTGCGGGGCAGACGACCGCGCAAACCGGCATGCGAGTCGCGGGGGTGGTGGAGAATATGGCCACCTTCGTCGCGCCCGACACCGGCACCGAGTACGCGATCTTCGGGGAAGGTGGCGGCGCGCTGCTCGCCACCGAACTGGGCACCGACCTGCTGGGGAGCATCCCGATCGACCCGCGGCTCCGCGAGGGCGCCGACGACGGCCGTCCGCTCGTGCTGAGCGACCCCGAAGCGCCGGCGTCGCAGCGCATCAGCGAGATCGCGGACGGCCTCGTGAAGAAGAAGTCGTCCCTGGTCGGCAAGAGCCTGCCGCTGCAGTTCTAG
- a CDS encoding Sec-independent protein translocase subunit TatA/TatB — MSPWEIGTLALLALLIFGPDKLPQMARTTAQTIGRVRREARETLDDLRKASEIDQLRRDAGIDELRDAAQELQGDVDDARQELDRAALTGSDTGSSRSRVPDDEPPPYDPDAT, encoded by the coding sequence ATGAGCCCGTGGGAGATCGGCACCCTCGCGCTGTTGGCCCTGCTCATCTTCGGTCCCGACAAGCTCCCGCAGATGGCTCGGACCACGGCGCAGACGATCGGTCGGGTGAGGCGCGAGGCCCGGGAGACGCTGGATGATCTGCGCAAGGCCAGCGAGATCGATCAGCTGCGCCGGGACGCGGGCATCGACGAGCTACGGGACGCGGCTCAGGAGCTGCAGGGGGATGTCGATGACGCCCGGCAAGAGCTCGACCGTGCGGCGCTGACCGGATCGGACACCGGCAGCTCGCGCTCGCGGGTGCCCGACGACGAGCCGCCGCCCTACGATCCCGACGCGACCTGA
- a CDS encoding ATPase, T2SS/T4P/T4SS family: MTNDTNTHAAIPSSRPNERGSQGRDRRRLGEILLHAGVIEDGELEQALAERATGDRRERLGTVIVRLGLATEEEIASALAAQLNLEFASEVPADAHTGVDGVPREVTQRHSVLPLRWEGETLVVMTSDPTDVIALDDLATSTGAREVRPVIATPAVAEEARRRNAMLDTASDFDEFEETTPPTQEEADQVADASAHDAPIVRLGDQVLSEAVRAGASDVHVEPDGTGANVRIRVDGVLRPVTHVNAASAAPLISRLKLLAGMDIAERRLPQDGRWQARVDREPIDVRASAMPTMHGETLVLRLLRQGDEQLQLDDLGLDRAYRALVDSAIESPQGLVLVTGPTGSGKTSTLYAFLREIARETHNVITLEDPIEYRLGGVNQTQINPKAGLTFAKSLRSVLRQDPDVVMLGEIRDGETAELSLQAALTGHLVLSTLHTNDAPGAVSRLRDLGVPSFLVSSALTLVVAQRLVRRVCAHCARPAEPDPGLLETLRINEAQLRDARLRRGAGCGQCGWSGYRGRVGLFEMMPVTTAVRELIANEGSETAIREQARLAGLRTVREHGVELAAAGVTTLEEVLRVAPSGTGDGDGTCPGCAQRVEPDFAWCPWCSTDLRPLRCDACERELHPAWKVCPSCGESCGGAHEVPHAAPGDSSLSAVNSRAASSLAPAGAAVAQERADGEERVDGEERVDRGERMDHEPTAPPAVVTARADRESAIQDPGFPHERPDQAADPDDDADPDAAADPDDDADRADDRSTADGETAAGNGAADGETAAGNGAADGESWTRRRARHVEAAERLLAELGASPGSG, translated from the coding sequence GTGACGAATGACACGAACACCCACGCAGCCATCCCCTCGAGCCGACCGAACGAACGCGGGTCACAAGGGCGGGATCGTCGACGCCTCGGCGAGATCCTGCTCCACGCGGGTGTCATCGAGGACGGCGAGCTCGAGCAGGCGCTGGCGGAGCGTGCCACCGGCGACCGTCGCGAGCGGCTGGGAACGGTGATCGTCCGCCTCGGCCTCGCGACCGAGGAGGAGATCGCGTCCGCGCTCGCAGCGCAGCTCAACCTGGAGTTCGCCTCGGAAGTGCCTGCGGACGCACACACCGGCGTCGACGGCGTCCCCCGGGAGGTGACCCAGCGCCACAGCGTCCTTCCGCTGCGCTGGGAGGGCGAGACGCTCGTGGTCATGACGAGCGATCCGACCGACGTGATCGCGCTGGACGACCTCGCCACGAGCACCGGCGCGCGGGAGGTGCGCCCCGTCATCGCGACCCCCGCCGTCGCCGAGGAAGCCCGCCGCCGCAACGCGATGCTGGACACGGCGAGCGACTTCGACGAGTTCGAGGAGACCACTCCCCCCACCCAGGAGGAGGCCGATCAGGTCGCCGACGCGTCGGCCCACGACGCACCGATCGTGCGCCTCGGCGACCAGGTCCTCTCCGAGGCCGTGCGGGCGGGCGCGAGCGATGTGCACGTCGAGCCCGACGGCACCGGCGCGAACGTGCGGATCCGCGTCGACGGGGTCCTGCGCCCGGTGACGCACGTGAACGCGGCCTCGGCGGCGCCGCTGATCTCCCGGCTCAAGTTGCTGGCGGGCATGGACATCGCCGAGCGCCGACTCCCCCAGGACGGGCGCTGGCAGGCCCGCGTCGACCGCGAGCCGATCGACGTGCGGGCCTCCGCGATGCCCACGATGCACGGCGAGACGCTCGTGCTCCGGCTCCTGCGTCAGGGCGACGAGCAGCTCCAGCTCGACGACCTCGGCCTCGATCGCGCCTACCGGGCGCTCGTCGACAGCGCGATCGAGTCGCCCCAGGGTCTCGTCCTCGTCACCGGCCCCACGGGGTCGGGCAAGACGTCGACGCTGTACGCGTTCCTGCGTGAGATCGCGCGCGAGACCCACAACGTGATCACGCTCGAGGACCCGATCGAGTACCGGCTCGGCGGGGTGAACCAGACCCAGATCAATCCCAAGGCCGGCCTCACGTTCGCGAAGTCCTTGCGCAGCGTGCTGCGGCAGGACCCCGACGTGGTGATGCTCGGCGAGATCCGCGACGGGGAGACCGCCGAGCTGTCGTTGCAGGCCGCGCTCACCGGTCACCTCGTCCTCTCGACCCTGCACACGAACGACGCACCCGGTGCCGTGTCGCGCCTGCGCGACCTCGGCGTGCCGAGCTTCCTCGTATCGAGCGCTCTGACCCTCGTCGTCGCCCAACGGCTGGTGCGGCGGGTCTGCGCCCACTGCGCGCGTCCCGCCGAGCCCGATCCCGGCCTGCTGGAGACGCTGCGGATCAACGAGGCACAGCTGCGCGACGCGCGCCTGCGGCGTGGCGCCGGATGCGGCCAGTGTGGCTGGAGCGGCTACCGCGGGCGCGTCGGGCTGTTCGAGATGATGCCGGTCACCACCGCGGTGCGGGAGTTGATCGCCAACGAAGGATCCGAGACCGCCATCCGCGAGCAAGCGCGGCTCGCCGGCCTGAGAACCGTTCGCGAGCACGGCGTGGAACTGGCCGCCGCGGGCGTCACGACCCTGGAGGAGGTCCTCCGCGTCGCTCCCAGCGGTACGGGCGACGGCGACGGCACCTGCCCGGGATGTGCACAGCGCGTGGAGCCGGACTTCGCCTGGTGCCCGTGGTGCAGCACCGACCTCCGCCCGTTGCGCTGCGACGCGTGCGAGCGGGAGCTGCACCCCGCGTGGAAGGTGTGCCCCTCGTGTGGCGAGTCGTGCGGTGGCGCCCACGAGGTCCCTCACGCGGCCCCGGGAGACAGCTCGTTGTCCGCCGTGAACTCACGAGCTGCGAGCTCTCTCGCGCCGGCCGGCGCTGCCGTGGCGCAGGAACGGGCCGACGGGGAGGAACGAGTCGACGGGGAGGAACGAGTCGACCGAGGGGAACGGATGGACCACGAGCCCACCGCGCCCCCAGCGGTCGTGACCGCCCGAGCGGATCGCGAATCGGCGATTCAGGATCCCGGTTTCCCGCACGAGCGACCCGACCAGGCCGCAGACCCCGACGACGACGCAGACCCCGACGCGGCCGCAGACCCCGACGACGACGCAGACCGCGCGGACGACAGGTCGACCGCCGACGGCGAGACCGCGGCAGGCAACGGGGCGGCCGACGGCGAGACCGCGGCAGGCAACGGGGCGGCCGACGGCGAGAGCTGGACGCGTCGCAGAGCTCGCCACGTGGAGGCCGCCGAGCGGTTGCTGGCCGAACTCGGCGCCTCCCCCGGCTCCGGCTGA
- a CDS encoding phosphatase PAP2 family protein produces the protein MHIAPERRSRRAAGRVLVGAAVTAVAWRSLGLRSAQRLDVRLGDALRARRRPGRRADRWVVATTDLGSLYAVGGASATLAWLGRREAAGDVAGIGLLAWVVGQRTKRFVRRKRPYEADGVRRLIRPPTGSSFPSGHAAVAAAVAEVLADEVHPLGRVALRGVAGYVAASRVDVGVHYASDVLGGAGIGIALAGLWRLVPPGRWRRA, from the coding sequence GTGCACATCGCTCCGGAGCGGCGGTCGCGCCGAGCGGCCGGGAGGGTGCTCGTCGGGGCCGCGGTCACCGCCGTCGCGTGGAGATCGCTGGGGCTGCGATCCGCTCAGCGTCTCGATGTGCGCCTCGGCGACGCCCTGCGCGCTCGGCGCCGACCGGGCCGGCGGGCCGACCGGTGGGTGGTTGCCACCACCGACCTCGGATCGCTCTACGCGGTGGGTGGCGCGTCGGCGACGCTCGCCTGGCTCGGGCGGCGGGAGGCCGCGGGCGACGTGGCCGGGATCGGCCTGCTCGCGTGGGTGGTCGGGCAGCGCACGAAGCGGTTCGTGCGTCGGAAGCGCCCCTACGAGGCTGACGGTGTCCGGCGCTTGATTCGGCCACCCACCGGCTCCTCGTTCCCGTCCGGGCACGCGGCGGTCGCCGCCGCCGTGGCGGAGGTACTGGCCGACGAGGTCCACCCGCTCGGTCGGGTCGCGCTCCGGGGGGTGGCCGGCTACGTCGCGGCCTCGCGGGTCGACGTGGGGGTGCACTACGCCAGCGACGTGCTCGGCGGCGCGGGAATCGGGATCGCGCTCGCGGGGTTGTGGCGCCTCGTGCCGCCAGGGCGCTGGCGCCGCGCCTAG
- a CDS encoding PHP domain-containing protein yields MFDLHTHTIHSDGRTRPSENARLAWQAGLSGVAVTDHDTAAGWPEAERACHELGLEFVPGIELSAEDPQAGGRSVHILGYFVDAEDPALAGECARLRGEREARAERMVELLHSHGIELTFAQVREFAADAPIGRPHVAEALVAVGAVADTQQAFDRWLAEGQPAYVDKHAVTPEDAVALIRGAGGVAVLAHPGLDRAEPVPEDPSDDDVLVRPWEGAGSRSPADVAPVGSEGSSRGQPSAGSPGLSLDLLDRLTVAGLSGVEADHVAHEEVARRRWQAAAVARGLLVTGSSDFHGRYEDERIGSAATSVRVLYALRDRAADRPVDALRTEGSTPW; encoded by the coding sequence ATGTTCGACCTGCACACGCACACGATCCACTCTGACGGGCGGACCCGCCCTTCGGAGAATGCGCGGCTGGCGTGGCAGGCGGGGCTGTCCGGCGTCGCGGTCACCGATCACGACACGGCTGCCGGCTGGCCGGAGGCCGAACGCGCGTGCCACGAGCTCGGGCTCGAGTTCGTGCCCGGGATCGAGCTGTCCGCGGAGGATCCGCAGGCCGGCGGTCGCTCGGTGCACATCCTCGGCTACTTCGTGGACGCCGAGGATCCTGCGTTGGCTGGCGAGTGCGCGCGTCTGCGGGGAGAGCGCGAGGCTCGGGCCGAGCGGATGGTCGAGCTGTTGCACTCCCACGGGATCGAGCTGACCTTCGCGCAGGTGCGGGAGTTCGCCGCCGACGCGCCCATCGGCCGGCCGCACGTGGCCGAGGCCTTGGTCGCGGTCGGGGCGGTGGCCGATACGCAGCAGGCCTTCGACCGGTGGCTCGCCGAGGGGCAGCCCGCTTACGTCGACAAGCACGCGGTCACGCCGGAGGACGCCGTGGCGCTGATCCGGGGGGCCGGCGGCGTCGCGGTCCTCGCGCATCCCGGTCTCGACCGCGCTGAGCCGGTGCCCGAGGATCCCTCGGATGACGACGTCCTCGTTCGGCCCTGGGAGGGCGCTGGTTCGCGGTCGCCCGCCGATGTGGCACCGGTGGGATCCGAGGGATCGTCCCGAGGGCAGCCGTCGGCTGGTTCGCCGGGATTGTCGCTCGACCTGTTGGATCGACTGACCGTCGCCGGGCTCAGCGGTGTCGAGGCCGATCATGTCGCACACGAGGAGGTTGCGCGGCGCCGTTGGCAAGCTGCCGCCGTGGCGAGGGGGCTGCTCGTGACCGGGTCGAGCGACTTCCATGGCAGGTACGAGGACGAGAGGATCGGCAGCGCCGCCACGTCGGTGCGGGTCCTGTATGCGTTACGGGATCGGGCCGCCGACCGCCCGGTCGATGCGCTTCGGACGGAGGGGAGCACGCCGTGGTAG
- a CDS encoding S1C family serine protease, giving the protein MRGAARRTPADEVYPAIPAVSRRRSRAATVTGVVAASCVGALVGGGLVLAVAATAGDTIGLGGETPAPVPQTTVEPPPGEGDDADSDRIADVAEAVLPAVVRVDIDGEEADQQPDRGPDDPSGNGSGVIYGGEGHIITNNHVVEPADDLTVVFADGSREEAEVVGTDRLNDLAVIQVDRDDLTVIGIGDQSALRVGQPAVAVGSPFGLEGSVTSGVISALDRGIDVRGPGGAPLTLPQVIQTDAPINPGNSGGPLVDRHGQLIGINSAILTSGQPANAGVGFAIPVDTVVDVADELIAEGRVTHPFIGIEGATLSVSEAEELGIDGGAEISEIVPDTPAAEAGLQSGDVVVGLGDDTILAMEELVTSVLEYEVGEAVEVHLLRDGEEETVEVVLAERPGDDELGSTDPELEGPEDLPDDEFED; this is encoded by the coding sequence ATGAGAGGCGCAGCAAGGCGCACGCCGGCCGACGAGGTGTATCCGGCGATCCCCGCGGTCTCACGGAGGCGTTCCCGAGCGGCGACCGTGACCGGCGTGGTCGCCGCGAGCTGTGTCGGGGCGCTGGTGGGTGGCGGCCTCGTGCTCGCCGTCGCGGCCACCGCCGGGGATACGATCGGACTCGGCGGCGAGACGCCCGCGCCCGTTCCGCAGACCACCGTGGAGCCGCCGCCCGGCGAGGGTGACGACGCCGATTCCGACCGGATCGCCGACGTGGCCGAGGCCGTGCTGCCCGCCGTCGTCAGGGTCGACATCGACGGCGAGGAGGCCGACCAGCAGCCCGACCGTGGGCCCGACGACCCGAGCGGCAACGGTTCCGGGGTCATCTACGGGGGCGAGGGCCACATCATCACGAACAACCACGTCGTGGAGCCGGCCGACGACCTCACCGTCGTGTTCGCCGACGGTTCGCGGGAGGAGGCCGAGGTCGTCGGCACCGACCGCTTGAACGATCTCGCGGTCATCCAGGTCGACCGCGACGACCTCACCGTCATCGGCATCGGCGACCAGTCGGCGTTGCGGGTGGGACAGCCGGCGGTGGCGGTCGGCAGCCCGTTCGGGCTCGAGGGATCGGTCACCAGCGGCGTGATCAGTGCGCTCGATCGCGGAATCGATGTGCGGGGGCCCGGCGGTGCCCCCCTGACGCTGCCGCAGGTGATCCAGACGGACGCACCGATCAACCCGGGGAACTCGGGCGGTCCCCTCGTGGACCGGCACGGCCAGCTCATCGGCATCAACTCAGCCATCCTGACATCCGGACAGCCGGCGAACGCGGGTGTCGGCTTCGCGATCCCGGTGGACACCGTCGTCGATGTGGCCGACGAACTCATCGCCGAGGGGCGGGTCACGCACCCGTTCATCGGCATCGAGGGCGCGACCCTGTCCGTCAGCGAGGCCGAGGAGCTCGGCATCGACGGGGGAGCGGAGATCAGCGAGATCGTCCCCGACACTCCGGCCGCCGAGGCCGGGCTCCAGTCGGGCGACGTGGTCGTGGGTCTGGGCGACGACACCATCCTCGCGATGGAGGAGCTCGTGACCAGCGTGCTCGAGTACGAAGTCGGTGAGGCGGTCGAGGTGCACTTACTGCGTGACGGGGAGGAGGAGACGGTCGAGGTCGTGCTGGCGGAACGCCCCGGCGACGACGAGCTGGGTTCGACCGACCCCGAGCTCGAAGGGCCGGAGGATCTCCCGGACGACGAGTTCGAGGACTGA
- a CDS encoding MarC family protein, whose product MDLTDLQLDATLFAQAFVTVTVIMDPVGNVPVFLALTRGLDRAQKRRAAWQATGVAAGVIALFALVGEQLIALLGISFEALQVAGGLLLILVALELLRPAPDDPGAEVAKGRNVALVPLGTPLLAGPGAIAATMLYVSQSSTGGQLISVALALLAVHAIVFLGMRFSGIIERVLKENGIELVSRLLGFLLAAIAVQLIASAVADWIRFGVS is encoded by the coding sequence ATGGACCTCACCGACCTGCAACTCGACGCGACCCTGTTCGCGCAGGCGTTCGTCACGGTGACGGTGATCATGGATCCGGTCGGCAACGTTCCGGTCTTCTTGGCACTGACACGGGGCCTCGACCGGGCGCAGAAGCGCCGGGCGGCTTGGCAGGCGACCGGCGTCGCCGCCGGGGTGATCGCGTTGTTCGCACTGGTCGGCGAGCAGCTCATCGCACTGCTCGGCATCAGCTTCGAGGCGCTGCAGGTCGCTGGTGGACTGCTCCTCATCCTCGTCGCCCTCGAGTTGCTGCGCCCCGCACCCGATGATCCTGGCGCCGAGGTGGCGAAGGGGAGGAACGTGGCGCTGGTGCCGCTCGGCACCCCGTTGCTCGCGGGCCCGGGCGCGATCGCCGCGACCATGTTGTACGTCTCGCAGAGTTCCACCGGCGGGCAACTCATCTCGGTGGCGCTGGCGTTGCTGGCGGTTCATGCGATCGTCTTCCTGGGTATGCGGTTCTCCGGCATCATCGAGCGCGTCCTCAAGGAGAACGGCATCGAGCTGGTCTCCCGGCTGCTGGGGTTCTTGCTGGCGGCGATCGCGGTGCAGCTCATTGCGTCCGCGGTCGCCGACTGGATCCGTTTCGGGGTAAGCTGA